A stretch of Myroides oncorhynchi DNA encodes these proteins:
- a CDS encoding efflux RND transporter periplasmic adaptor subunit, producing MAKTLKLAGILGVSVLLSYCSEKKEQSTDSAQFTVENHIVSLTENSNLKDRIKTSKVSEEDFTFDLVTAGIVKAIPNHYAEIASPFSGRIVKSYIKLGQKVSENTPLFDVSSPDYFEAQKGYFDSKQEFKQAALNLKRQEDLLANGVGVRQEFEESQTEYSIAKASYDNAIAALKIYSVDARSLVLGQALTVRSPIAGEILENNLVIGQFISDEAEPVIKIASLGKIWIVGKIKEKDIKHLEKLNKVQVELAAYPDAPLTGTIYHINDFVDEETRSIDVLIEVDNDKRILKPGMYVNVRFIDQPQQVILIPSRAVLQGEDTSFVFVKAGENKYKKKSVVIGGVSGEKTVILSGLDRTDEVVSEGGIYLPQAL from the coding sequence ATGGCTAAAACATTAAAACTAGCAGGTATTTTAGGAGTTAGCGTATTATTAAGCTATTGTTCTGAAAAGAAAGAACAATCTACAGATAGTGCACAGTTCACAGTGGAGAATCATATAGTCTCTTTAACTGAAAACTCTAATCTAAAGGACAGAATAAAAACGAGTAAGGTGTCTGAAGAAGACTTTACTTTTGATCTAGTTACTGCAGGGATAGTTAAGGCTATTCCCAACCATTATGCAGAAATTGCATCTCCTTTCTCAGGAAGAATAGTTAAATCATATATCAAATTAGGACAGAAAGTAAGTGAGAATACACCGTTATTTGATGTGTCATCGCCAGATTACTTTGAGGCTCAAAAGGGATATTTTGATTCCAAACAAGAGTTTAAACAAGCGGCTCTTAACCTAAAGCGTCAGGAAGACTTATTAGCTAATGGCGTAGGAGTTAGACAAGAGTTTGAAGAGTCACAAACAGAATATTCTATTGCCAAAGCGTCTTATGATAATGCTATCGCAGCACTTAAGATATATAGCGTAGATGCTAGATCATTAGTATTAGGTCAGGCTCTAACAGTGCGCTCTCCTATAGCTGGAGAGATATTAGAGAATAACTTGGTTATCGGACAGTTTATCAGTGATGAAGCTGAGCCAGTAATTAAGATTGCTTCACTAGGTAAGATCTGGATAGTTGGTAAAATCAAGGAGAAAGATATTAAGCATTTAGAGAAACTTAATAAAGTACAAGTAGAGTTAGCAGCATATCCAGATGCTCCACTTACTGGGACAATCTATCATATTAACGATTTTGTGGATGAGGAGACCCGTAGTATAGATGTCCTTATCGAGGTAGATAATGATAAAAGAATCCTTAAGCCAGGCATGTATGTGAACGTGCGTTTTATTGATCAACCACAACAAGTAATTTTGATACCATCGCGAGCGGTGTTACAAGGAGAAGATACTTCATTCGTATTCGTCAAAGCAGGTGAGAATAAGTACAAAAAGAAAAGTGTAGTTATCGGTGGAGTCTCTGGAGAGAAGACTGTAATCCTATCAGGATTAGATAGAACTGATGAAGTAGTGAGTGAGGGAGGTATTTACTTACCACAAGCTCTTTAA
- the mgtE gene encoding magnesium transporter, producing the protein MKMQNRDLKNLQKIAIDMSSMDKITMMMPVIKKMPVIDISEILGRVANDDLVLVFNEFTKEEQGEIFAEFPLVKQLGFFQRVSKKLFARIFEEMPSDARADLFQLMTQQEQVDLLPYLNKNIKENVLSLSSYPADTAGGIMITDFATVSKSMTCFEAIQQVRKDSPSKKTIYYVYVVNEDKTLVGFITLKDLIIAEPDVLVEDELHTEFVFGYLSDTSESVAKKIDKYQLVALPIINDKKQLVGIVTHDEALDVIQAEHTEDMERFMGIISNNEELDYNQTSIFGHFKKRVFWLVTLAVIGIGAGMIIYSYEATLMQLMILALYMPMVASTGGNAGSQSATVVIRSLALGQITIQSWLKVLWKETRIALMLSVFLGLVAFAIVVFLNYGTEIPIDYSLVSIGGVIALALSLQIITSTVIGALLPIIVRRFKGDPAVAASPAITTIVDITGLLIYFALATKFFNLE; encoded by the coding sequence ATGAAAATGCAAAATAGAGATTTAAAAAATCTACAGAAGATAGCTATCGATATGAGTAGTATGGATAAGATAACGATGATGATGCCTGTGATAAAGAAAATGCCTGTAATAGATATTAGTGAAATACTTGGCAGAGTAGCTAATGATGATTTGGTTCTTGTGTTTAATGAGTTTACAAAAGAAGAACAAGGAGAGATTTTTGCAGAGTTTCCGTTAGTGAAGCAGCTGGGGTTCTTTCAGAGAGTGAGTAAGAAGTTATTCGCTAGAATATTCGAAGAGATGCCATCAGATGCTAGAGCCGATCTATTTCAATTGATGACGCAGCAAGAACAAGTTGATCTATTGCCTTATTTAAATAAGAATATCAAGGAGAACGTACTATCATTGAGTTCTTACCCAGCAGATACAGCAGGAGGAATTATGATTACTGACTTTGCTACAGTATCTAAGAGTATGACCTGTTTTGAAGCAATACAGCAAGTGCGTAAAGACTCGCCTTCTAAAAAGACAATTTACTATGTATATGTTGTAAATGAGGACAAGACATTAGTTGGTTTTATTACGTTGAAGGATTTGATTATAGCAGAGCCAGATGTATTAGTAGAAGATGAGTTACACACAGAGTTTGTATTCGGATACCTTAGTGATACAAGTGAATCTGTCGCTAAGAAAATAGACAAATATCAATTAGTAGCCCTGCCGATTATTAATGATAAGAAACAGCTCGTAGGGATAGTGACTCATGATGAGGCATTAGACGTGATACAGGCTGAGCATACTGAAGATATGGAGCGATTCATGGGGATAATTAGCAATAATGAAGAATTAGATTATAACCAGACGTCGATATTTGGCCATTTTAAGAAAAGAGTATTTTGGTTAGTCACATTAGCTGTAATAGGAATAGGTGCTGGTATGATAATATACAGCTATGAAGCAACATTGATGCAATTAATGATCTTAGCTTTATATATGCCAATGGTCGCTTCTACAGGAGGTAATGCAGGAAGTCAGTCGGCAACAGTCGTGATAAGATCACTAGCGCTTGGTCAGATAACGATACAGTCCTGGCTTAAGGTGTTGTGGAAAGAGACTAGAATAGCCTTAATGCTTTCTGTTTTTTTAGGACTTGTAGCTTTTGCTATTGTTGTGTTTCTAAATTATGGAACAGAGATTCCTATAGATTATTCTTTAGTTTCGATAGGTGGGGTTATAGCCTTGGCTTTGTCTCTTCAAATTATAACCTCTACCGTTATAGGGGCTTTACTGCCAATTATAGTTCGCCGATTTAAGGGTGATCCTGCAGTAGCAGCTAGTCCTGCTATTACGACAATAGTAGATATTACTGGTTTACTGATTTACTTCGCTTTAGCGACTAAATTCTTTAACCTAGAATAG